The Bacillus carboniphilus genome contains a region encoding:
- the ftsW gene encoding putative lipid II flippase FtsW yields MMKKIVKSYDFLLIVSVLALCGFGVVMIYSSSMVTAVTKYDLTPSFFFQRQIIFLLIGLFVFFVFALLPYRLWLSSKIQQLIFFGSIIMLIAVLAFGEAKNNAQSWIEIGNFQLQPSEFIKLGIIIYLAAVYEKKHSYINKVGKGLLPPIIFTCIICILIILQPDIGTASIIAFIAICIVFCSGMNGKSMFKLSVLALFTFMILSPVILWNHDDIFTDTRMARFTSFTDPFADEQGSGYQLVNSYIAINNGELTGLGLGEGMQKYGYLPEAHTDFIMAIVAEELGIIGIMIVIGLLGMIIFKGFNVAKRCKDPFGTLLAVGISSMLAIQASINLGGLTGLIPITGVTFPFISYGGSSLLTLLLSMGLLVNISMFVNYKEAFSHNSTKDAN; encoded by the coding sequence ATGATGAAGAAAATAGTGAAATCATATGATTTTTTGTTAATAGTTTCGGTTCTTGCTTTATGTGGTTTTGGAGTGGTGATGATTTATAGCTCTAGTATGGTAACCGCTGTTACAAAGTATGACCTTACACCGAGTTTTTTCTTTCAAAGGCAGATAATTTTTTTATTAATTGGTTTATTCGTTTTTTTCGTGTTTGCTTTGTTACCTTACCGTTTATGGTTAAGTAGTAAAATTCAGCAACTGATTTTCTTTGGTTCCATTATTATGTTGATTGCCGTATTAGCCTTTGGGGAAGCTAAAAATAATGCACAAAGCTGGATTGAAATTGGAAATTTCCAACTTCAGCCCTCAGAGTTTATCAAACTGGGCATTATAATTTATTTAGCGGCCGTTTATGAAAAGAAACACTCTTACATAAATAAGGTCGGAAAAGGCTTATTACCGCCCATTATCTTTACATGTATTATTTGTATACTCATCATACTACAGCCGGATATTGGAACGGCTTCTATTATTGCTTTTATCGCTATTTGTATTGTTTTCTGCTCAGGTATGAATGGGAAAAGTATGTTTAAACTTTCTGTATTAGCTCTTTTTACATTTATGATCCTTAGTCCTGTAATCTTGTGGAATCATGATGATATTTTTACAGATACAAGGATGGCTAGATTCACTTCTTTCACTGATCCCTTTGCTGATGAGCAAGGGAGTGGCTATCAACTAGTAAACTCATACATTGCGATTAATAATGGGGAATTAACAGGATTAGGTTTAGGTGAAGGAATGCAAAAGTATGGTTATTTACCTGAAGCCCATACAGACTTTATTATGGCTATTGTCGCTGAAGAATTAGGGATTATTGGTATTATGATTGTGATTGGTTTATTAGGAATGATAATTTTTAAAGGATTTAATGTTGCGAAAAGGTGTAAAGATCCTTTTGGTACGCTTTTAGCTGTTGGAATTTCTAGTATGTTGGCGATACAAGCTTCTATAAATCTTGGGGGATTAACAGGGTTAATTCCTATTACGGGTGTCACATTTCCATTCATAAGTTATGGTGGATCTTCTTTACTAACACTTCTTCTCTCAATGGGCTTACTTGTAAATATCTCGATGTTTGTCAATTATAAAGAAGCTTTTTCACATAATTCAACAAAAGATGCAAATTAG
- a CDS encoding YlaN family protein, with product MTSDIAINHREKAYALLRADADKIMKLIQVQMDNLTMPQCPLYEEVLDTQMFGLSREIDFAVRLGLIAEEEGKSIISSLEQELSSLHEAFTRK from the coding sequence TTGACTTCAGATATTGCAATCAATCACCGTGAAAAAGCTTATGCTCTGTTAAGAGCAGATGCAGATAAAATAATGAAGTTAATACAGGTACAGATGGATAATCTAACAATGCCTCAATGTCCTTTATATGAGGAAGTTCTTGATACCCAAATGTTTGGTTTATCTAGAGAGATTGACTTTGCTGTAAGACTAGGGTTAATTGCAGAAGAGGAAGGAAAGTCAATTATCTCGTCATTAGAACAAGAATTATCTTCGCTACATGAGGCATTTACAAGAAAATAA
- the glsA gene encoding glutaminase A, producing the protein MHCKKDEQLQRIINQVKSLTTKGKLADYIPALANENKEHLCASIYYLDKTCVSAGDVEHSFTLQSISKVLSLALVLMDHGEEYVFEHVGMEPTGDPFNSIVKLETNNPSKPLNPMINAGALAVTNMIKGSDKDEQFTRLLNFIKELADSDSITYDTIVAQSEYNTAWLNRSLCYFMKEHDIIKGSVDHLIEVYTKQCSIKMHSIELAKTASVFANNGLHPSTNKRVIPEKIAQLCKTFMVTCGMYNASGEFAIKVGVPAKSGVSGGILAVVPELCGIGIFGPALDDKGNSIAGIGLLERLSANYKLSIF; encoded by the coding sequence ATGCATTGTAAAAAGGACGAACAACTACAAAGGATTATTAATCAAGTAAAGTCTTTGACAACTAAAGGAAAATTAGCGGATTACATTCCTGCTTTAGCAAATGAGAATAAAGAGCATTTGTGTGCTTCAATATACTATTTAGATAAAACTTGTGTATCAGCAGGAGATGTTGAGCATAGCTTCACGTTGCAAAGTATTTCGAAGGTTTTATCTTTAGCGCTTGTATTAATGGATCATGGAGAAGAGTATGTTTTTGAGCATGTAGGAATGGAACCGACAGGAGATCCTTTTAATTCAATTGTAAAATTAGAGACAAATAACCCGTCTAAACCATTAAACCCGATGATAAACGCAGGTGCATTAGCGGTGACTAATATGATTAAAGGTTCTGATAAAGATGAGCAATTTACAAGACTTTTAAACTTTATAAAAGAATTAGCCGATTCAGATTCGATTACTTATGACACAATCGTTGCTCAATCAGAATATAACACTGCTTGGCTAAACCGATCTCTGTGTTATTTTATGAAAGAGCATGACATAATAAAGGGGAGTGTAGATCATTTAATAGAAGTGTATACGAAGCAATGCTCCATAAAAATGCACAGTATAGAATTGGCGAAGACGGCTTCTGTTTTTGCTAATAATGGATTGCACCCTTCAACAAATAAACGAGTGATCCCAGAGAAAATTGCTCAATTATGTAAAACCTTTATGGTTACATGTGGAATGTATAATGCCTCGGGTGAATTTGCTATTAAAGTAGGAGTTCCCGCCAAAAGTGGTGTATCAGGAGGGATTTTAGCTGTTGTCCCTGAACTATGTGGGATTGGAATATTTGGACCAGCTTTAGACGACAAAGGGAACAGTATTGCAGGAATTGGCTTGTTAGAACGCCTGTCTGCCAATTATAAACTTAGTATTTTTTAA
- a CDS encoding peptidyl-prolyl cis-trans isomerase has protein sequence MSDIIQIKGSVQFEITLDPSTWIFDDRKVDLSTCFQDQNNLDEIQFETELYRPPTAKSEQKFQKEKILTGSFAIPLAPFLKNSEPKSSATFVSFQTNDEKITIPIHDAEKILLAFSKDGKPLKDDGPVHVYYKDGSNQHSPIKRVDGIIIS, from the coding sequence ATGTCAGATATTATTCAAATTAAAGGAAGCGTACAGTTTGAAATCACTCTTGATCCTAGCACATGGATTTTTGATGATCGAAAGGTCGATTTATCCACTTGCTTTCAAGATCAAAATAATTTAGACGAGATCCAATTTGAAACCGAATTGTACCGACCACCTACTGCAAAATCAGAACAAAAATTTCAAAAAGAAAAAATATTAACTGGCTCCTTTGCGATTCCGCTCGCACCTTTTTTAAAAAATAGCGAACCTAAATCAAGCGCAACTTTCGTTTCATTTCAAACAAATGATGAAAAAATAACTATACCTATTCACGATGCTGAAAAGATATTACTAGCCTTCAGTAAGGATGGAAAACCATTGAAGGATGATGGACCTGTCCATGTATACTATAAGGATGGTTCAAACCAACACTCACCTATAAAAAGGGTTGATGGGATCATTATTTCTTGA
- a CDS encoding PhoH family protein, which produces MSKVYVLDTNVLLQDPKSIFSFEDNDVVIPAVVLEEVDSKKRYMDEIGKNARYISKLIDELRNKGRLHEKIPLPNGGTIRIELNHRSFHDLQEIFIEKTNDNRILAVAKNLTDEENGKDRGKPVILVSKDTLVRVKADAIGVLTEDFLSDRVVDSNQIYTGFSEYYITTEQLTSFYEKNYIKISEISQQTFFPRQFIVMKDVLGSSSSALGIVDDKGENIQKLIFNQEHVWGIRSRNVQQTMALELLLRNDIPLVTLIGKAGTGKTLLALAAGLMQTEDLQQFNKLVVARPIVPMGKDIGYLPGEKEEKLRPWMQPIYDNLEYLFNTKKPGELDAILAGMGSIEVEALTYIRGRSIPDHFIIIDEAQNLTKHEVKTILTRVGERSKIVLMGDPEQIDHPYLDAYNNGLTYIVERFKEQKVSGHVRLIKGERSNLAQLAADIL; this is translated from the coding sequence TTGAGCAAAGTTTACGTTTTAGATACAAACGTACTTTTACAAGATCCAAAATCGATTTTTTCTTTTGAGGACAATGATGTTGTGATCCCGGCTGTTGTTTTAGAAGAGGTGGACTCAAAAAAAAGATACATGGATGAAATAGGGAAAAATGCTCGATATATCTCAAAGTTAATAGATGAATTAAGAAATAAAGGGAGATTACATGAGAAAATTCCACTTCCTAATGGGGGAACGATACGCATAGAATTAAATCACCGCTCCTTCCATGACTTACAAGAAATCTTTATTGAAAAAACTAATGATAATCGAATATTAGCTGTTGCAAAAAATTTAACGGATGAGGAGAATGGAAAAGATCGAGGCAAGCCCGTTATTTTAGTAAGTAAAGACACTTTAGTAAGAGTGAAAGCGGATGCCATTGGGGTGTTAACAGAAGATTTTTTAAGTGATCGTGTAGTCGATTCTAATCAAATTTATACGGGCTTCTCCGAGTATTACATAACTACAGAGCAACTTACATCCTTCTATGAAAAAAACTATATAAAAATTTCAGAAATTAGTCAGCAAACTTTTTTTCCTAGACAATTTATCGTTATGAAGGATGTATTAGGGAGTTCATCTTCTGCTCTTGGAATTGTTGATGATAAAGGGGAAAATATTCAAAAATTAATTTTCAATCAAGAGCATGTTTGGGGAATACGCTCGCGAAATGTCCAGCAAACTATGGCTTTAGAGCTTCTCCTTCGAAATGACATACCTCTTGTCACTTTAATTGGAAAAGCAGGTACAGGAAAAACATTGCTAGCGTTAGCAGCAGGATTAATGCAGACGGAGGATTTGCAACAGTTTAATAAACTTGTTGTGGCAAGACCTATTGTACCGATGGGAAAAGATATAGGTTACCTTCCAGGAGAAAAGGAAGAAAAATTGAGGCCTTGGATGCAGCCAATCTATGATAACCTAGAATATTTATTTAATACGAAAAAGCCAGGTGAGCTTGATGCGATCCTAGCTGGTATGGGTTCTATTGAAGTTGAAGCTCTTACGTATATTCGTGGTAGAAGTATTCCAGACCATTTTATTATTATAGATGAAGCGCAAAACTTAACGAAGCATGAGGTTAAAACCATATTAACAAGAGTAGGGGAAAGAAGTAAAATTGTCTTAATGGGAGATCCAGAACAAATTGATCATCCATATTTGGATGCTTATAATAATGGATTAACCTATATTGTTGAAAGGTTTAAAGAGCAAAAAGTTTCTGGACATGTGAGGCTAATTAAGGGTGAACGTTCAAATTTAGCGCAGCTGGCAGCCGATATATTATAA
- a CDS encoding YhcN/YlaJ family sporulation lipoprotein, with product MTISHKICIACMLLLVSCSNQQAESNGKENKINVRNTAVEKTEQKTGQDIAKHLVSLANDNPDVNDATAIVIGNFAVVGIDVNSKIDRSKVETIKYTVAETLKKDPYGANSVIIADPDTNERLRAMGKEIANGRPIAGILDELAAITGRIIPDVPKEQITPDKKLAPDAEKDQLDNQEEQNIDEIQNKQSNDYLKDQ from the coding sequence ATGACAATCAGCCATAAAATTTGTATCGCATGTATGTTACTTTTAGTGAGCTGTTCAAATCAACAAGCGGAGTCAAATGGTAAAGAGAATAAAATCAATGTAAGAAACACAGCTGTGGAAAAAACGGAACAAAAAACAGGTCAGGATATAGCGAAACATTTAGTATCTTTAGCAAATGATAATCCTGATGTAAATGATGCTACTGCTATCGTAATTGGGAATTTTGCAGTAGTAGGAATCGATGTTAATTCAAAGATAGATCGAAGTAAAGTTGAAACCATAAAATATACTGTGGCGGAAACATTAAAAAAAGATCCTTACGGCGCTAATTCTGTTATCATCGCAGACCCAGATACAAATGAGAGGTTGCGTGCAATGGGAAAAGAAATTGCAAACGGTCGCCCTATAGCAGGAATTCTGGATGAACTTGCCGCGATCACCGGTAGGATCATCCCAGACGTCCCAAAAGAACAAATAACTCCAGATAAAAAATTAGCACCTGATGCAGAAAAAGACCAACTTGATAACCAGGAAGAACAGAACATTGATGAAATTCAAAACAAGCAATCAAACGATTACCTAAAAGATCAATAA
- a CDS encoding YlaI family protein, protein MKVKCVLCEVIETIDDDTLIAKRLRNRPIHTYLCSNCYNRIEEKTLKRKQTHPLSKEESDYTQ, encoded by the coding sequence ATGAAAGTAAAATGTGTACTATGTGAAGTAATAGAAACAATTGATGATGATACATTAATCGCAAAAAGACTAAGGAATCGTCCAATCCATACTTATTTATGTAGCAATTGCTATAACCGTATAGAAGAAAAAACGCTCAAAAGAAAACAAACGCATCCCTTATCAAAAGAGGAATCAGACTATACACAATGA
- a CDS encoding SCO4225 family membrane protein: MKKVYYYGAISGLVSGILMGMFLKVLEEKTGEKVYTLLLNIDFIYENPLPELVEFSLHLLVAIGIGVLLQIIVSMTDKSSFNSILIYSFLLTAPTIILFFPLTTIANKPTPEMSDVLALSLWTVGHIIFAFILGLLLHCLYKRNQP, encoded by the coding sequence ATGAAAAAGGTGTATTATTATGGTGCTATCTCAGGGTTAGTTTCTGGTATTTTAATGGGGATGTTCCTTAAAGTGTTGGAAGAGAAAACGGGTGAAAAAGTTTATACCCTTTTATTAAATATTGATTTTATTTATGAAAACCCTCTTCCTGAACTAGTTGAGTTTTCACTCCATTTATTAGTGGCTATTGGTATTGGTGTTTTATTACAAATAATTGTGTCAATGACAGATAAGAGTTCTTTTAATTCAATCCTCATATACTCTTTTCTTTTAACAGCGCCTACCATTATTTTATTTTTCCCTTTAACAACCATCGCCAATAAGCCAACCCCAGAAATGAGCGATGTATTGGCCCTTTCCTTATGGACCGTTGGTCATATCATTTTTGCTTTTATTTTAGGATTATTGCTACATTGCCTCTATAAGAGGAATCAACCATGA
- a CDS encoding YpmS family protein, with amino-acid sequence MLLLALNVLSISTLFVLLFTNSSEPELELDEPISMDRYAEISLESDLEAVERIINQFLEKESNNQPLQYQVIVNDKVRVVGKIVAFGKDINMTMDLIPIVTEEGNVQLKVDDLTLGSFSLPVSFVLNYVNSQYAIPNEVVIDKEEESIYVLLTELEVGSGYKIKANDINLEEERVEVTLLIPQ; translated from the coding sequence TTGCTCCTTCTTGCTTTAAATGTTTTGAGTATTTCAACATTGTTTGTTTTATTATTCACTAACAGTAGTGAACCTGAACTCGAGCTTGATGAACCCATATCGATGGATCGTTATGCAGAAATTAGCCTTGAATCTGATTTAGAAGCAGTGGAGAGGATCATTAATCAATTTTTAGAAAAAGAATCGAATAATCAACCATTACAGTATCAAGTGATAGTAAATGATAAAGTACGAGTGGTAGGAAAAATAGTTGCTTTTGGGAAAGATATTAATATGACGATGGATTTAATTCCTATTGTAACTGAAGAAGGAAATGTACAGTTAAAAGTTGATGATTTGACTTTAGGTAGTTTCAGTCTTCCTGTATCATTTGTGTTAAATTATGTTAATAGCCAATATGCCATTCCAAATGAGGTTGTTATTGATAAAGAAGAAGAATCAATTTACGTCTTGTTAACGGAATTGGAAGTAGGCAGTGGGTATAAGATAAAAGCGAATGACATTAATTTAGAGGAGGAGAGAGTTGAAGTTACTTTACTAATTCCTCAGTAA
- a CDS encoding GDSL-type esterase/lipase family protein gives MNAVKIGFFIVLIPMLLIGCTTNETKLLASHEVAMKQKPYTVESYLRDEMLIVGLGDSLTEGVGDKEERGYIDRVKEKFEKEGHSDIELANYAVEGDKTTNMMKRLKEEETKKKIEDADMIFITIGANDIMYVFKKNVFQLDYEKFMEDQSSYKKRLNQILSYIRDVNSNAFIVFLSLYNPFSYLVSDIPEIELIMSDYNQLSKQVVSNYNPIYFVSIDDIFNFEPTLLSDDLFHPNEEGYSNMADRILDTIHFNDGGE, from the coding sequence ATGAACGCGGTTAAAATAGGCTTCTTCATTGTTCTTATACCTATGCTCCTTATCGGTTGTACAACTAACGAAACAAAACTTTTAGCTTCCCATGAGGTTGCCATGAAACAAAAACCATATACCGTTGAATCCTATTTAAGGGATGAGATGTTGATTGTTGGTTTGGGAGATTCATTAACGGAAGGTGTGGGAGATAAAGAAGAGAGAGGCTATATAGACAGGGTGAAAGAGAAATTTGAAAAAGAAGGACACTCTGATATTGAGCTAGCCAATTATGCGGTTGAGGGTGATAAAACGACCAACATGATGAAGAGATTAAAAGAAGAAGAGACTAAAAAGAAAATTGAAGATGCGGATATGATCTTTATTACCATAGGTGCGAATGATATTATGTACGTTTTTAAAAAGAATGTGTTTCAGTTAGACTATGAAAAATTTATGGAAGACCAATCCTCTTACAAGAAAAGACTGAATCAAATATTGTCTTATATTCGAGATGTAAATTCAAATGCTTTTATCGTTTTTCTTTCTTTATATAACCCTTTTAGTTACCTTGTTTCTGATATTCCTGAAATTGAACTAATTATGAGTGATTATAATCAACTTTCCAAACAAGTTGTGAGTAACTACAATCCAATTTATTTCGTCTCGATTGATGACATTTTTAACTTCGAACCAACGTTGTTATCTGATGATTTATTCCATCCTAATGAGGAAGGCTATTCCAATATGGCTGACAGAATTTTAGATACTATTCATTTTAATGACGGAGGAGAATAA
- a CDS encoding SCO family protein: MRKCIVVLISLLLLAGCGAGANQFEEYSFTNQDNETFELESLKGNVWVADFIFTNCDTVCPPMTAHMAKLQQKAKEQEVDVQFISFSVDPEVDSPAVLKEFAEKFDVDHANWSFLTGYSQEEIGKFANEHFKTIAQKPKGEDQVIHQSYFYLVDQDGNVVNQYGGYSDTPYDEIIEDLKELQ, encoded by the coding sequence ATGAGAAAATGCATAGTCGTTTTGATTTCTCTTTTATTATTAGCAGGTTGTGGAGCGGGAGCTAATCAATTTGAAGAGTACAGCTTTACGAATCAAGATAATGAAACATTTGAACTGGAATCATTAAAAGGAAATGTTTGGGTAGCTGATTTTATATTCACTAATTGTGACACAGTTTGTCCACCTATGACAGCTCATATGGCAAAACTGCAACAAAAAGCAAAGGAACAAGAGGTGGATGTCCAGTTTATCTCATTTAGTGTGGATCCGGAAGTTGATTCTCCAGCTGTTTTAAAAGAGTTTGCTGAAAAATTTGATGTAGATCATGCCAATTGGAGTTTTCTAACTGGTTATTCTCAAGAAGAAATCGGGAAATTTGCGAATGAACATTTTAAAACAATTGCTCAAAAACCTAAAGGAGAAGACCAAGTCATTCATCAGTCCTATTTTTATTTAGTTGATCAAGATGGGAACGTTGTTAATCAATATGGTGGCTATTCAGATACTCCTTATGATGAGATTATTGAAGATTTAAAGGAATTACAATAA
- a CDS encoding lysophospholipid acyltransferase family protein, which translates to MIRTVFTFFYIMFYLIFVTPKLLKVRRINQSIPVDKHDQMVHEHTKKFAQSVLKFTGSNVLVRGERKIPEGPVIIISNHDGHFDIPVLLGYVNKPAGFFSKESVKKLPLVYQWMEAMNCIFVDRKNMRKAVRSLNDAIESLKAGHSMIIFPEGTRSKGKGVGKFETGAFRMAKKANVPILPVALKGTYDMFEKNQGWKLYKIKPTTIQLEIGTPIMLDVMSEKTIGEISDITKGRIEQMLNNF; encoded by the coding sequence TTGATTAGGACAGTATTTACTTTTTTTTATATTATGTTTTATTTAATCTTTGTAACTCCTAAACTTTTAAAAGTAAGGAGAATAAATCAATCCATACCAGTTGATAAGCACGATCAAATGGTTCATGAACATACAAAAAAGTTTGCGCAAAGTGTATTAAAATTTACAGGTTCGAATGTATTGGTTAGAGGAGAAAGGAAAATACCAGAAGGCCCCGTGATTATTATCAGTAATCATGACGGACATTTTGACATCCCTGTTTTATTAGGATATGTAAATAAGCCAGCAGGATTCTTTTCAAAGGAATCTGTTAAAAAGTTGCCACTTGTTTACCAATGGATGGAGGCAATGAACTGTATATTTGTTGATCGGAAAAACATGAGAAAAGCTGTTCGGTCTTTGAATGATGCGATTGAATCTTTAAAAGCTGGTCACTCGATGATTATTTTCCCTGAAGGGACGAGAAGTAAGGGTAAAGGGGTAGGGAAGTTTGAAACAGGTGCTTTTCGAATGGCTAAAAAAGCGAATGTTCCCATTCTCCCTGTCGCGTTAAAGGGGACATATGATATGTTTGAAAAAAATCAAGGATGGAAGTTGTATAAGATTAAGCCAACCACTATTCAATTAGAAATAGGGACACCAATTATGCTAGATGTGATGTCAGAGAAAACAATCGGTGAAATTAGCGATATCACAAAAGGTAGAATTGAGCAGATGTTAAATAACTTTTAA
- a CDS encoding dihydrofolate reductase: MISLILAMDENRLIGKDNGLPWYLPNDLKYFKKVTMNHIVVMGRKTFQSIGKPLPGRKNIVITRNSSFQAEGCEVIHALDELEKINDEEIFVIGGSQVYKEMLPFADKLYITKINATFEGDSYFPPINENEWTLVSSEKGVVDERNLYNHQFLVYKRLFKKS; this comes from the coding sequence ATGATATCATTAATACTGGCTATGGATGAGAACCGTTTAATAGGGAAAGACAATGGGTTACCTTGGTATTTACCGAATGATCTAAAATATTTCAAAAAAGTGACAATGAATCATATAGTGGTGATGGGACGTAAGACATTCCAATCTATAGGTAAACCGTTGCCTGGACGAAAAAATATTGTGATTACGAGAAATTCATCCTTTCAAGCAGAAGGTTGTGAAGTCATTCATGCTTTAGATGAACTAGAGAAGATTAATGATGAAGAAATATTTGTTATTGGTGGGTCGCAAGTTTATAAAGAGATGCTCCCCTTTGCAGATAAATTATATATAACGAAAATTAACGCTACCTTTGAAGGAGATTCATACTTTCCACCAATTAATGAAAATGAATGGACATTAGTTTCCTCTGAAAAAGGGGTTGTAGATGAGCGTAATTTATACAATCATCAGTTTTTAGTATATAAGAGGTTGTTTAAAAAGTCCTAA
- a CDS encoding thymidylate synthase has protein sequence MEQYLTLCKHVLENGIEKQDRTGTGTISIFGHQMRFDLSKGFPLITTKKVHLKSIIHELLWFLKGDTNVEYLQEHGVRIWNEWADEEGDLGPVYGKQWRSWATKNNGTIDQISQVIEQIKENPDSRRLIVNSWNVGELEEMALPPCHCFFQFYVVDGKLSCQLYQRSADLFLGVPFNIASYALLTKMVAHVCGLKEGEFVHTFGDVHIYKNHLDQVKLQLTRDPKPLPIMELNKEVKSIFDFQFEDFQLKGYDPHPLIKGAVSV, from the coding sequence GTGGAACAATATTTAACACTATGCAAACATGTTTTGGAAAATGGGATAGAAAAACAAGATCGAACTGGAACAGGAACAATTAGTATTTTTGGACATCAAATGAGGTTTGATCTATCCAAAGGTTTTCCTTTAATAACGACAAAAAAAGTTCATTTGAAATCAATTATCCATGAGCTATTATGGTTTTTAAAAGGAGACACGAATGTTGAATATTTACAAGAACATGGTGTGCGGATTTGGAACGAGTGGGCAGATGAAGAAGGAGATTTAGGTCCTGTATATGGCAAACAGTGGCGTTCATGGGCTACAAAAAACAATGGAACGATTGATCAAATTAGTCAAGTGATTGAACAAATAAAAGAAAATCCAGATTCTAGAAGGTTAATTGTGAATTCATGGAATGTAGGAGAATTAGAGGAAATGGCACTGCCACCTTGTCATTGCTTTTTTCAATTTTATGTTGTGGATGGAAAACTATCATGTCAACTTTATCAGCGTTCGGCGGACTTGTTTTTAGGAGTACCGTTTAACATTGCCTCATATGCTTTATTAACAAAGATGGTTGCACATGTTTGTGGTTTGAAAGAGGGCGAATTTGTTCACACTTTTGGTGATGTCCATATTTATAAAAATCATCTAGATCAAGTGAAACTGCAACTAACGCGAGACCCAAAACCTTTGCCTATTATGGAACTAAATAAAGAAGTAAAATCAATTTTTGATTTCCAATTTGAAGACTTTCAACTGAAAGGTTATGATCCCCACCCATTAATAAAAGGGGCTGTAAGTGTATGA
- a CDS encoding YpjP family protein: MKTWLRKPLFVLFSIVTFGMISPPPALTIDTSTDNSQKNTVKQPYESFDLEEYSSSWSSGTNEEDDWVSTTVENFEEQAHIKFGERISPVIEEEFQDLIVPQVEEVLNTYYNQYQEKFTYVAFSQKPSGGTGEKIFHIYDMKTGEDLLRFHVRREHPPLEGYWFEFHYHTFEDQFNQHYSLGKIYWDENIPPNWMQH, translated from the coding sequence ATGAAAACATGGCTCCGTAAACCTTTATTTGTCCTTTTTTCAATTGTCACTTTCGGGATGATCTCACCGCCACCTGCGCTAACAATCGATACAAGTACGGATAATTCACAAAAGAATACCGTTAAACAACCTTATGAATCGTTTGATTTGGAGGAGTATTCCTCCTCTTGGAGTAGCGGAACTAACGAAGAAGATGACTGGGTATCTACTACAGTTGAGAATTTTGAAGAGCAAGCTCACATTAAGTTTGGTGAAAGAATTTCTCCCGTAATTGAAGAGGAATTTCAGGATTTGATTGTCCCTCAAGTAGAGGAAGTATTGAACACATACTATAATCAATATCAAGAAAAGTTTACTTATGTTGCCTTTTCACAAAAGCCTAGTGGTGGAACTGGAGAAAAAATTTTTCATATTTATGATATGAAAACTGGAGAAGATTTACTAAGGTTTCATGTACGAAGAGAACACCCACCTTTAGAAGGATACTGGTTTGAATTTCATTACCATACGTTTGAAGACCAGTTTAATCAACATTATTCTTTAGGAAAGATTTATTGGGATGAGAATATTCCACCGAATTGGATGCAACATTAA
- a CDS encoding DUF4181 domain-containing protein → METIIYSLGIVLIIGIIFEIYRRKLKKKYNITKKKKKLIDLDQYRGSIFKYADLSILIVSFITYIIVAMLNVDHIIIPIFCFFFLRSVLHGFEEWVYHKDEKAYYLMWLDAFSYTLMLPLFYILMTIF, encoded by the coding sequence ATGGAGACAATTATATATTCTTTAGGAATAGTACTTATAATAGGAATAATATTTGAAATATATCGAAGAAAACTAAAAAAGAAATATAACATTACGAAAAAGAAAAAGAAATTAATAGACCTTGATCAATATAGGGGCAGTATATTTAAATATGCGGACCTTTCCATCTTAATCGTATCTTTCATTACCTATATTATAGTCGCAATGTTAAATGTTGATCATATCATAATCCCTATTTTTTGCTTTTTCTTTTTAAGAAGCGTTCTCCATGGATTCGAGGAATGGGTTTATCATAAAGATGAAAAAGCTTACTACTTAATGTGGTTGGATGCTTTTTCATATACTTTAATGTTACCACTTTTCTATATTTTAATGACCATTTTTTAA